The genomic interval AAATTCTATTCGCTCGATGTCGCAAAGCTGCCGGGCGGGCGCGGCCACGGCGAGCCGATCCGTCTTTTCATCGACATGGAGCAGGACGCCGCGATCGTGTCGATGTTCGTCAACACCGGCGGCCGCAAGTTCCTGATCGCGAGCAGCGAAGGGCAGGGCTTCGTCGTCAAGGAGGACGACTGCGTCGGTAACACCCGCAAGGGCAAGCAGGTGCTCAATGTCGAGATGCCGAACGAGGCCAAGGCGATTGTGACGGTCGCGGGCGATCAGGTCGCCGTCATTGGCACCAACCACAAGATGGTGATCTTCTCGCTCGATCAGGTGCCGGAGATGGCGCGCGGCCGTGGCGTGCGGCTGCAGAAGTACAAGGACGCAGGTCTGTCCGATGTCGCCGTGTTCGATTCGAAGGCCGGATTGACGTGGAGGGACTCCGCAGGCCGCGAGCAGGGCCTGAACTGGAAGGACCTGTCCGACTGGCGCGGCAACCGCGCCGACGCCGGACGCCTCGCGCACGGCCTGCCGAAATCGAACAGGTTCGGCCGCACGATTTAATTTCATTTCAAGATGCGCACCCGCGCGGGAACCATGCGCCGCGTCCTCGCCATCGAGGCGCAAACGTCGGCACCTTGACAACGGGCTGTATATCGATAATTCTCGATATATGGAATCTGAAGCCGTTATCCTGGCGCTCGCGGCGCTCGCCCAATCGACCCGGCTGGATGTCTTCAGGCTTCTGGTGAAGCATGAACCGAAGGGCCTTGCAGCGGGCGATATCGCGAAAGCTGTTGCCGTGCCGCAAAACACGATGTCGTCGCATCTTGCGGTTCTGTCCCGTGCCGGACTGGTTTCGGCGCGGCGTTTCAGCCGGTCGATCGTCTATCGCGCTGACCTTACGCGCTTTGGCGGCGTGATTCAGTTCCTGCTCGAAGACTGCTGCGGCGGTCGCGCCAATTTGTGCGCGCCCGCGGCGACAAGCAAGCGCGGCAGGCATGCCAGAGTTTGATCTGCCGCGCAGGTTGACGGCTGAAGCGCTCGGGACAGCGCTCTTGGTCGCGGCCGTGGTCGGCTCTGGCGTCATGGCGGAGGGGCTTACGAAGGATGCGGCGCTGGCGCTGCTCGGCAATACCATTTCCACCGGCGCAATCCTGGTTGTTCTGATTACCGTATTCGGACCGATCTCCGGCGCGCATTTCAATCCCGCCGTAACGCTGGTTTTCTGGTTTAAGCGTGAACTGTCGACGAACGATGGGCTGATGTATGTCATAGTCCAGATTATCGGCGGCATTGTCGGCACGATGACCGCACATCTGATGTTCGGGCTGCCGCTTCTGAATGCATCGATGAAAATCCGCACCGGCGGCGCGCAATGGTTTGCTGAGGCCGTCGCGTCGTTCGGATTGGTCGCAACGATCCTTGCGGGACTTCGTTTTGAGCGCGGCTCGGTGCCGTGGCTGGTTGGTCTCTATATCACGGCCGCGTACTGGTTTACGGCGTCGACATCGTTTGCCAATCCGGCCGTCGCGGTGGCGCGTTCGCTGACCAACACGTTTTCCGGGATTCGTCCGCGGGACCTTCCGGGTTTTATCACCGCCGAACTTTGTGGGGCTATCATCGGCGTGATTGTTATTGGTTGGCTGCTGCGCGAGGTTAATCGCGCGGCTCCCATCAGCAAGGAGGTTCAGCCATGACCGTGACGATCTATCACAACCCGTCCTGCGGCACCTCCCGTAACACGCTGGCGATGATTCGGCAGAGCGGCGAGGAGCCGGTGATCGTCGAATACCTCAAGCATCCGCCGGACCGTGCGCGGCTTCGCGCGCTCGCAGACGCCATGATGCTTCCCATCCGCGCGCTGCTGCGGGAGAAGGGCACGCCCTATGCCGAGCTCGATCTCGGCAATCCCAAATGGACCGACGACCAGCTTCTCGATTTCATGCTGGCGTACCCGATCCTGATTCAACGCCCGATCGTGGAAACGTCGCAGGGCACGCGGATTTGCCGTCCGTCTGAGACGGTGCTCGATCTGCTCGATTCTCCCGTCGCTTCCACAAAGTAGGTTGCGCGCAACTGTATCCTGAGCTGGACCGGGCGCGATCTTCGCGTCGCGGAATATAGCCGTTCGCGAGCACCCGCGTGGATTGCGGAACGCGAACGGCCATCGTCCGCTTGCGTGACCTACCAGATGCACTTGCAAATGAGTTGCAATAAAGATCAATTTATTCCATGATCCAGCCGATGGATGTGAAAACACCTGGTTTGTCGCCCGATCCTGAGCCTGTGCCGGTGTCGGAGCCGTCGCATGGAGCCTTTTCGGCTGGGGCTGGCTGGCGTCCGGAAGCGCCGGCTCGCCCCAGCCTTGAGGAGGTCCATGCGACGGTGCCGGTGCCCGCGACCGGGCACTGGCTGCGTCGCCTGCTGGCCTTTGCGGGCCCCGGTTACATGGTCTCGGTGGGGTACATGGACCCCGGCAACTGGGCCACCGACATCGCGGGCGGTTCGCAGTTCGGTTACACGCTGCTGTCGGTCATCCTGCTGTCGAACCTCATGGCGATCCTGTTGCAGGCGCTCGCCGCGCGGCTTGGCATCGCGGCCGGCCTCGATCTCGCGCAGGCGTGCCGCGCCAGCTATTCGCGGCCAGTCAATTTCATGCTGTGGCTGGTCTGCGAGGCGGCGATCATCGCCTGCGACCTGGCTGAGGTGATCGGCACGGCGATCGCGCTGCAGTTGCTGTTCGGCATTCCGCTGATCGGCGGCGCGCTGATTGCGGCACTGGACGCTGTTCTGCTGTTGCTGTTGATGAACCGGGGCTTCCGTTTCCTTGAGGCCTTTGTGGTCGCGCTGCTGATCGTGATCGCGGTCTGTTTTGCAATCCAGATCGTTGCCGCCGCGCCGCCGGTCGTCGAGATTCTGCACGGCTTCGCACCGTCACGCGAGATCGTCACCAATCCGGAAATGCTCTACATCGCCATCGGCATCATCGGCGCGACGGTCATGCCGCATAACCTCTATCTGCATTCGTCGATCGTGCAGACGCGCGCATATCCGCGCACGGAGGAGGGGCGGCGGAGTGCGATCCGGTGGGCTACCGCCGACAGCACACTGGCGCTGATGCTGGCGCTGTTCGTCAACGCCGCCATTCTGATCGTGGCCGCCGCGGTGTTTCACCGCAGTGGTCACACCGAGGTGGCTGAAATCGGCGACGCGTTCAGGCTGATGTCGCCGCTATTGGGTCTCAGCATCGCCTCGACGCTGTTCGCGATCGCGCTTTTGGCCTCCGGCCTCAATTCCACAGTGACGGCGACGCTTGCGGGCCAGATCGTGATGGAAGGTTTTCTGCGTTTGCGGATGCCGATGTGGGCGCGGCGGCTGGTCACCCGCGGCATCGCCATCGTTCCGGTGATCGCCGTCACTGCGTTCTATGGCGAGCGCGGCACCGCGCAACTTCTGGTTCTCAGTCAGGTCGTCCTGTCGATGCAGTTGCCGTTCGCGGTGATCCCGCTGGTCCGCTTTGTCTCGGATCGGCGCAAGATGGGCAAGTTCGCGATTTCAACCGGAACTGCCGTTGCGGCATGGATCGTCGCCGGTGTGATCGTGATCCTCAATGTGAAGCTGCTGGTGGACACGCTTGCCGGATAACACTGCTAGCACCGCGGATCGTGCAGCGATTCGTCTTTGGCATCGACCCGCAACCAGCCCGTAGGCGCGAGGC from Nitrobacter sp. NHB1 carries:
- a CDS encoding ArsR/SmtB family transcription factor, which produces MESEAVILALAALAQSTRLDVFRLLVKHEPKGLAAGDIAKAVAVPQNTMSSHLAVLSRAGLVSARRFSRSIVYRADLTRFGGVIQFLLEDCCGGRANLCAPAATSKRGRHARV
- a CDS encoding MIP/aquaporin family protein; translated protein: MPEFDLPRRLTAEALGTALLVAAVVGSGVMAEGLTKDAALALLGNTISTGAILVVLITVFGPISGAHFNPAVTLVFWFKRELSTNDGLMYVIVQIIGGIVGTMTAHLMFGLPLLNASMKIRTGGAQWFAEAVASFGLVATILAGLRFERGSVPWLVGLYITAAYWFTASTSFANPAVAVARSLTNTFSGIRPRDLPGFITAELCGAIIGVIVIGWLLREVNRAAPISKEVQP
- the arsC gene encoding arsenate reductase (glutaredoxin) (This arsenate reductase requires both glutathione and glutaredoxin to convert arsenate to arsenite, after which the efflux transporter formed by ArsA and ArsB can extrude the arsenite from the cell, providing resistance.), with amino-acid sequence MTVTIYHNPSCGTSRNTLAMIRQSGEEPVIVEYLKHPPDRARLRALADAMMLPIRALLREKGTPYAELDLGNPKWTDDQLLDFMLAYPILIQRPIVETSQGTRICRPSETVLDLLDSPVASTK
- a CDS encoding Nramp family divalent metal transporter encodes the protein MDVKTPGLSPDPEPVPVSEPSHGAFSAGAGWRPEAPARPSLEEVHATVPVPATGHWLRRLLAFAGPGYMVSVGYMDPGNWATDIAGGSQFGYTLLSVILLSNLMAILLQALAARLGIAAGLDLAQACRASYSRPVNFMLWLVCEAAIIACDLAEVIGTAIALQLLFGIPLIGGALIAALDAVLLLLLMNRGFRFLEAFVVALLIVIAVCFAIQIVAAAPPVVEILHGFAPSREIVTNPEMLYIAIGIIGATVMPHNLYLHSSIVQTRAYPRTEEGRRSAIRWATADSTLALMLALFVNAAILIVAAAVFHRSGHTEVAEIGDAFRLMSPLLGLSIASTLFAIALLASGLNSTVTATLAGQIVMEGFLRLRMPMWARRLVTRGIAIVPVIAVTAFYGERGTAQLLVLSQVVLSMQLPFAVIPLVRFVSDRRKMGKFAISTGTAVAAWIVAGVIVILNVKLLVDTLAG